Proteins found in one Campylobacter concisus genomic segment:
- the hemW gene encoding radical SAM family heme chaperone HemW, producing MQVYIHVPFCESKCPYCAFGSSDDEFNKVSTYFKALCLDLNFQLKSQNVKEISTIFFGGGTPSTVNAKFYDEIFSILAPLCTPETEITLEANPNSATLTWLKHVKNLGANRISFGAQSFFEDKLKFLGRIHSREQIFKAVENAGAAGFNNINLDLIYDTKFDTKKRLLAETENLKSLAITHLSAYSLTLEENTPFAGKKSYKKDSDTLAKFMIEQIGLAGFGQYEISNYGQICKHNLGYWQGKNYLGVGAYSVGFVDGTRYYAKNSIDAYISQPTYREKEILNESELVREHIFLGLRSIVGVEAERLSEAQKKRANFLVENEKLLFKNGKFYNPNFLLSDEIALFIEG from the coding sequence TTGCAAGTTTATATCCACGTGCCATTTTGTGAAAGCAAATGTCCTTACTGTGCTTTTGGCTCAAGCGATGACGAATTTAACAAGGTTAGCACCTATTTTAAGGCACTTTGCCTTGATCTAAATTTTCAGCTAAAAAGCCAAAACGTAAAAGAAATCTCAACTATCTTTTTTGGTGGAGGTACACCAAGTACGGTAAATGCTAAATTTTATGATGAAATTTTTAGCATTTTAGCGCCTCTTTGCACGCCAGAAACCGAGATTACACTTGAAGCAAACCCAAACTCAGCAACCCTTACTTGGCTAAAGCATGTTAAAAATTTAGGCGCAAATCGCATAAGCTTTGGCGCTCAAAGTTTTTTTGAAGATAAGCTAAAATTTCTTGGGCGTATTCACAGCAGGGAGCAAATTTTTAAAGCGGTTGAAAATGCCGGGGCAGCTGGCTTTAACAATATAAATTTAGACCTCATCTATGACACCAAATTTGATACTAAAAAACGCCTTTTGGCTGAAACTGAAAATCTAAAAAGCCTTGCTATCACGCATCTAAGCGCCTACTCGCTCACTCTTGAAGAAAACACCCCATTTGCTGGCAAAAAAAGCTATAAAAAGGATAGTGACACTTTGGCTAAATTTATGATAGAGCAAATTGGGCTTGCTGGCTTTGGGCAGTATGAAATTTCAAATTACGGGCAAATTTGCAAACATAATCTTGGCTACTGGCAGGGCAAAAACTACCTTGGTGTAGGGGCTTATAGCGTGGGCTTCGTGGATGGCACGAGATACTACGCCAAAAATAGCATAGATGCCTACATCTCACAGCCAACTTACAGAGAAAAAGAAATTTTAAACGAGAGTGAGCTAGTAAGAGAGCATATATTTTTAGGGCTTAGAAGCATTGTTGGCGTGGAGGCTGAACGATTAAGTGAGGCACAGAAAAAAAGGGCAAATTTTCTTGTAGAAAATGAAAAACTGCTCTTTAAAAATGGTAAATTTTACAATCCAAATTTCTTACTAAGCGACGAGATCGCACTCTTTATCGAGGGCTAA
- the tatB gene encoding Sec-independent protein translocase protein TatB, protein MFGMSFSEILVIAIIAVLVLGPDKLPSAMVQIAKFLKMFKKGINDAKSTFDQEMKIAELKEDAQKYKESITKSTQNVRKKLTFEELDEIKKSANDITNDIQNVVSDTKKTVENIQNPTNLVKDAILNDKKEA, encoded by the coding sequence ATGTTTGGAATGAGTTTTTCTGAAATCTTAGTTATCGCCATTATTGCAGTGTTAGTTTTAGGTCCTGACAAGCTGCCAAGCGCGATGGTTCAGATTGCAAAATTTCTAAAAATGTTTAAAAAAGGCATAAACGACGCAAAATCAACATTTGATCAAGAAATGAAGATAGCTGAGCTAAAAGAAGACGCTCAAAAATACAAAGAAAGCATAACTAAAAGTACGCAAAATGTGCGTAAAAAGCTCACTTTTGAAGAGCTTGATGAGATCAAAAAAAGCGCAAATGACATCACAAACGATATACAGAATGTCGTAAGCGATACCAAAAAAACGGTAGAAAATATACAAAATCCAACAAATTTAGTTAAAGATGCGATCTTAAACGATAAAAAAGAGGCGTAA
- the tatC gene encoding twin-arginine translocase subunit TatC yields the protein MFEELRPHLIELRKRLFISIVSVFVCFGICFTFWNPLLAWMSEPLKQVLPAGSNIIFTQIQEPFFTAMKVAFFAGVVIALPIIFWQFWLFVAPGLYDNEKKYVIPFVISASFMFACGAAFCYYVVIPLGFAFLVNFGGQLFTALPSIGEYVGFFAKLLIGFGISFELPVITFFLAKIGLVDDKILKEYFRYAVVVIFIFAAIVTPPDVISQVLMALPLIGLYGISIIVAKRANKSDDEDEKEEQDSDVASDE from the coding sequence ATGTTTGAAGAGCTAAGACCCCATTTAATCGAACTTAGAAAGAGACTTTTTATAAGCATAGTAAGCGTTTTTGTCTGTTTTGGCATCTGCTTTACGTTTTGGAACCCACTGCTTGCGTGGATGAGCGAACCGCTAAAACAAGTCTTGCCAGCTGGCTCAAATATCATATTCACTCAAATTCAAGAGCCATTTTTTACAGCGATGAAAGTTGCATTTTTTGCTGGTGTCGTGATCGCGCTACCTATCATTTTTTGGCAGTTTTGGCTATTTGTCGCCCCTGGACTTTATGACAATGAAAAAAAATATGTGATCCCATTTGTCATCTCAGCTTCATTTATGTTTGCGTGCGGGGCGGCGTTTTGTTACTACGTGGTCATCCCACTTGGCTTTGCATTTTTGGTAAATTTTGGTGGCCAGCTCTTTACGGCGCTACCAAGCATTGGCGAATATGTTGGCTTTTTTGCAAAACTACTAATTGGCTTTGGAATTTCATTTGAGCTTCCAGTCATTACATTTTTTCTAGCAAAGATCGGCCTAGTCGATGACAAGATATTAAAAGAGTACTTTAGATATGCAGTGGTTGTTATCTTTATCTTTGCAGCCATAGTGACACCTCCTGATGTGATAAGTCAAGTCTTAATGGCACTACCACTCATCGGACTCTATGGAATTTCAATAATCGTCGCCAAAAGAGCTAACAAGAGCGACGATGAAGACGAAAAAGAAGAACAAGACAGCGACGTAGCAAGCGATGAGTAA
- the queA gene encoding tRNA preQ1(34) S-adenosylmethionine ribosyltransferase-isomerase QueA, translated as MSNINDVSSYDYFLPEELIAKEPVLPKEEARLLVYFKNTKEIKHYKFKDLSSLIPNDAAVIFNNTKVIKARILGQKESGGACEVMLNQPIGENKFSVYIRGKVSSGSVLNFPDNLKVNVLELNDDGTRVVNFTRNGVLLDNVHLFSELEKIGHVPLPPYIKRADTKDDESWYQSIFAKNSGAVAAPTASLHISEQMLEQIKAKHEVAYITLHVGAGTFKGVECQNINDHKMHSEFYELSEQAQEIINSNKPILGVGTTVTRCVEEFARSKQASGFCKLFLNLNNKPIRQNHLLTNFHLPKSTLIMLVTSFIGLEETMRIYKTAVDEKYRFYSYGDGMLII; from the coding sequence ATGAGTAATATAAACGACGTCTCAAGTTATGATTATTTTTTGCCGGAAGAGCTCATCGCAAAAGAGCCAGTTTTGCCAAAAGAAGAGGCAAGATTGCTTGTCTATTTTAAAAATACAAAAGAGATAAAACACTACAAATTTAAAGATCTCTCCAGCCTTATTCCAAATGATGCTGCAGTTATTTTTAATAACACAAAAGTTATCAAAGCTCGCATTTTAGGACAAAAAGAAAGCGGCGGGGCTTGCGAAGTAATGCTAAATCAGCCCATAGGCGAGAATAAATTTAGCGTCTATATAAGAGGCAAAGTAAGCTCTGGTAGCGTTTTAAATTTTCCTGATAATCTAAAAGTAAATGTGCTTGAGCTAAATGACGATGGCACAAGGGTGGTAAATTTTACGCGAAATGGCGTCTTGCTTGATAATGTTCACCTTTTTAGTGAGCTTGAAAAGATCGGTCACGTACCGCTTCCGCCATACATTAAAAGGGCTGATACAAAGGATGATGAGAGCTGGTATCAAAGCATATTTGCCAAAAATAGTGGTGCAGTGGCAGCTCCGACAGCTAGCCTTCACATAAGCGAACAAATGCTAGAGCAGATAAAAGCAAAGCATGAAGTCGCCTACATTACGCTTCACGTTGGCGCTGGGACATTTAAAGGCGTTGAGTGTCAAAATATAAATGATCATAAAATGCACTCTGAATTTTACGAGCTAAGCGAGCAAGCTCAAGAGATTATAAATTCTAATAAACCAATTCTTGGCGTTGGTACTACGGTTACTAGATGTGTTGAAGAATTTGCAAGAAGCAAGCAAGCAAGTGGCTTTTGCAAGTTATTTTTAAACCTAAATAATAAGCCTATCAGGCAAAACCACCTTCTTACAAATTTTCATCTACCAAAATCAACCCTAATAATGCTAGTTACTAGCTTCATAGGACTTGAAGAGACGATGAGAATTTATAAAACGGCAGTTGATGAAAAGTATAGATTTTACTCATACGGCGACGGGATGTTGATAATATGA
- the ruvX gene encoding Holliday junction resolvase RuvX: MREKFMAIDVGLKRIGLAFGFGKIVTPLEPVLRKNRNQAARDVSQKVNEYAPDTLVVGVPIGGSSEDEMRRRIEHFVSLLDVKANIVYQDEAFSSSEASEIYTNTRRDGRLDSISATIILKRYLRIN, encoded by the coding sequence ATGAGAGAGAAATTTATGGCTATTGATGTTGGGCTAAAGCGAATAGGGCTTGCTTTTGGTTTTGGCAAGATCGTGACTCCGCTTGAGCCAGTGCTTAGAAAAAATAGAAATCAAGCCGCAAGAGATGTGAGCCAAAAGGTAAATGAATATGCCCCAGATACGCTGGTGGTAGGCGTGCCAATCGGTGGTAGTAGTGAAGATGAGATGAGAAGACGTATCGAGCATTTTGTCTCACTTCTTGATGTAAAGGCAAATATTGTCTATCAAGATGAGGCCTTTAGCAGCAGTGAAGCTAGTGAAATTTACACCAATACAAGGCGAGATGGTAGGCTAGATAGCATTTCAGCCACTATTATTTTAAAAAGATATCTTAGGATAAATTAA
- a CDS encoding DNA-processing protein DprA, with product MRLDFIPEPLNRLKNPPKQLNFIGDTSLLSLPKIAVVGSRKASVYTKECVTALCAVLKSANICVVSGGAIGVDIAAHKAAMPRTIGIFASGLDTIYPSQNKAAINEIYTKALALSEYDEGEPPLAYRFLERNRIVVGLCEALVVAQADLKSGSMQSARLANELKIPVYVLPQRIGESDGTNFLLANKKVELIDDYHKFASLFGEIREQEKTSDEILKFCKNGVSLDEVLAKFGDIIYEYELEGLVEISNLRVKSVL from the coding sequence ATGAGACTTGACTTTATCCCAGAGCCACTAAATAGGCTAAAAAATCCACCAAAGCAGCTAAATTTTATCGGAGATACTTCGCTTTTATCTTTGCCAAAGATCGCAGTTGTTGGCTCAAGAAAGGCAAGTGTTTATACAAAAGAGTGTGTCACAGCACTTTGCGCAGTACTAAAAAGTGCAAATATCTGTGTGGTAAGTGGTGGAGCAATCGGCGTTGATATCGCAGCTCATAAAGCTGCTATGCCACGAACGATTGGCATTTTTGCGAGCGGACTTGATACCATCTATCCAAGCCAAAATAAAGCGGCGATAAATGAAATTTACACCAAAGCCTTGGCTCTTAGTGAGTATGATGAAGGTGAGCCGCCACTTGCTTATAGATTTTTGGAGCGAAACCGCATAGTTGTGGGGCTTTGTGAAGCTCTAGTTGTCGCGCAAGCTGATCTTAAAAGTGGCTCAATGCAAAGTGCAAGGCTTGCAAACGAGCTTAAAATCCCAGTTTATGTACTGCCACAGCGCATTGGCGAAAGCGATGGGACAAATTTTTTGCTTGCAAATAAAAAAGTCGAGCTTATCGATGACTATCATAAATTTGCTTCACTTTTTGGTGAGATAAGAGAGCAAGAAAAGACTAGTGACGAGATCTTAAAATTTTGTAAAAATGGCGTAAGTCTTGATGAAGTTTTGGCAAAATTTGGCGATATAATCTATGAGTACGAGCTTGAAGGGCTAGTTGAAATTTCAAATCTAAGAGTAAAGAGCGTGCTATGA